Proteins from a single region of Bdellovibrio bacteriovorus HD100:
- a CDS encoding coenzyme F420-0:L-glutamate ligase: MKPLMISPIRTEIFRQGEDLAEFILAHVEKSQWQEGVLLAITSKIISLAENRLVPLNSIDKKDLIRREADHYLGEIGHGVSLTIKEGLLLPAAGIDESNSENGDYILYPQDPYLSAEKLRQSLCKRTGLKNLGIIVTDSHTSPLRNGVTGIALSFAGFDPVRNMVGEKDIFGRELKMTKINLADSLAVSAVLMMGEAAERCPLALIFNAPVTFNESPRREDLQFTPEDDMYLPLYKHLMK; encoded by the coding sequence ATGAAGCCACTGATGATCTCCCCGATCCGCACAGAGATTTTCCGTCAAGGTGAGGACCTGGCGGAGTTCATCCTGGCTCATGTCGAAAAATCCCAATGGCAGGAAGGCGTCCTTCTTGCCATCACTTCCAAGATTATCTCTTTGGCGGAAAACCGCCTGGTTCCATTAAACAGCATCGACAAAAAAGACCTGATCCGCCGCGAGGCTGATCACTACCTGGGTGAAATCGGTCATGGCGTGTCCTTGACGATCAAAGAAGGTCTGCTGTTGCCTGCGGCCGGGATTGATGAATCCAATTCTGAAAACGGCGACTATATCCTGTACCCGCAAGATCCGTATCTTTCTGCGGAAAAACTGCGCCAGTCCCTTTGCAAGCGCACAGGACTAAAAAACCTGGGCATCATCGTGACGGATTCCCACACCAGTCCTTTGCGCAATGGTGTGACCGGCATCGCCCTGTCCTTTGCAGGCTTTGATCCAGTTCGCAACATGGTGGGAGAAAAGGACATCTTTGGCCGTGAACTGAAGATGACCAAGATCAATCTCGCCGACAGTCTGGCTGTCTCGGCAGTTTTAATGATGGGTGAAGCGGCTGAGCGCTGTCCGCTGGCCCTGATCTTTAATGCTCCGGTGACCTTCAACGAAAGTCCCCGCCGTGAGGATCTGCAGTTTACTCCCGAAGACGACATGTACCTGCCTCTTTACAAACATCTCATGAAGTAG
- a CDS encoding isocitrate/isopropylmalate dehydrogenase family protein gives MMKLTVIPGDGIGPEIMAQVVRVLKHVHAPFEYEEHQAGEVALNSLGELLPQTTIDSINKTKLAIKGPTTTPVGGGHKSINVTMRQKFDLYANVRPVRSLPGVQCVCSDVDLTIVRENTEDLYAGIERMVDEDTAESIKRITRKGSERIARYAYDLAQKTGKPRMAIVHKANIMKLSDGLFLKVAQEVGWQYPEITTKDVIVDNACMQLVTKPQQFDVIVTENLYGDILSDLCAGLVGGLGVVPGANIGANHAIFEAVHGSAPDIAGQNKANPTALLQSAVMMLQHVGENAKADAIMKALIAALSDVNARTGDLGGKGTTVSFTDAIIQRLGH, from the coding sequence ATGATGAAACTGACAGTGATTCCCGGTGATGGTATCGGCCCTGAGATTATGGCTCAGGTCGTTCGCGTTCTTAAACACGTCCATGCTCCATTTGAATATGAAGAGCACCAGGCCGGCGAAGTGGCTCTGAATTCCCTGGGCGAATTGCTGCCTCAGACCACCATTGATTCCATCAACAAAACCAAGCTGGCAATCAAAGGCCCAACGACCACTCCCGTCGGCGGAGGCCACAAGTCCATCAACGTGACCATGAGACAAAAGTTCGATCTTTATGCCAACGTGCGCCCGGTTCGTTCTTTGCCTGGTGTTCAGTGCGTTTGCTCGGATGTGGACCTGACCATCGTGCGTGAAAACACCGAAGACCTTTACGCGGGTATTGAGCGCATGGTCGATGAAGACACTGCAGAAAGCATCAAGCGCATCACACGCAAAGGATCTGAGCGCATTGCCCGTTATGCTTATGATCTGGCTCAGAAAACCGGCAAACCTCGTATGGCTATCGTGCACAAAGCCAACATCATGAAACTTTCTGACGGTCTGTTCCTTAAAGTGGCGCAGGAAGTGGGCTGGCAGTATCCGGAAATCACAACCAAAGATGTGATCGTGGATAACGCCTGCATGCAGCTGGTGACCAAGCCTCAGCAGTTTGATGTGATCGTGACTGAAAACCTTTACGGCGACATTCTGTCGGACCTGTGCGCGGGTCTGGTGGGCGGTCTGGGTGTGGTTCCTGGCGCCAACATTGGTGCCAATCACGCGATCTTTGAAGCGGTTCACGGTTCTGCACCGGATATCGCGGGCCAGAACAAAGCCAATCCAACAGCACTTCTTCAATCTGCAGTGATGATGCTTCAGCACGTGGGCGAAAATGCCAAAGCCGATGCAATCATGAAGGCTTTGATTGCCGCACTTTCTGACGTCAACGCAAGAACTGGGGATCTGGGTGGTAAAGGCACGACGGTGTCCTTCACCGACGCTATCATCCAGCGCCTGGGCCACTAA
- a CDS encoding Hsp20/alpha crystallin family protein, with the protein MSSIDNSTRKAQQADLSELQADHARKKKQLVKENEAQLSDLKDYYHDKKAGLQEQNEAAINHIRKNQQQAAAEAIEDRQRLTEKYNSRTQALAQTYDDKLTSTREKRTEQIARAQTDSRQKVASIEKDASERVEYLRTKSADDIKGAKEKYNKDMSQLNEFSDRRLEQQRTQNDASLKNEVERGRNVQERVRTRNEKEYGELRERGEKVLVQENEKQQKQLARQDNDFAKRYDQQQTQWESREGNLNKQYSSRLQHQKVAYENALDNQNDRFQSTYMKTEDANRESLNIQKKRYVRELAETRKDFVKAAGKYATKEADPFYKVEDRGSQMKENPDFYILRAYVPEHEKDSVKVTIQNDRATVSGQRSFKDKIEEDGKSVSSANFQTFREEFAFDKPVITEGMTRQRDGDWVVYHIPKGLPNRFERKA; encoded by the coding sequence ATGTCGTCAATTGACAATTCCACGAGAAAAGCCCAGCAAGCGGATTTGAGTGAACTTCAAGCCGATCACGCGCGCAAAAAAAAGCAGCTCGTGAAAGAGAATGAAGCCCAGCTTTCTGATCTTAAAGACTATTACCACGACAAAAAGGCCGGCCTTCAGGAACAGAATGAAGCCGCGATCAATCACATTCGCAAGAATCAGCAGCAAGCCGCGGCCGAAGCCATTGAGGATCGTCAGCGTCTGACGGAAAAATACAACTCCCGCACTCAAGCTCTGGCACAAACTTATGACGACAAACTGACCTCCACCCGCGAAAAACGCACCGAGCAGATCGCCCGCGCCCAGACTGATTCCCGTCAAAAAGTGGCCAGCATTGAAAAAGACGCTTCCGAACGCGTGGAATACCTCCGCACCAAAAGTGCTGACGACATCAAGGGCGCCAAAGAAAAATACAACAAGGACATGTCCCAGTTGAATGAATTCAGCGATCGCCGCCTGGAACAGCAGCGCACTCAGAACGATGCCAGCCTGAAAAATGAAGTCGAGCGCGGTCGCAACGTGCAAGAGCGCGTGCGCACCCGCAATGAAAAAGAATACGGTGAACTGCGTGAGCGCGGTGAAAAGGTTCTGGTACAGGAAAACGAAAAGCAGCAAAAACAACTGGCTCGCCAGGACAATGATTTTGCCAAACGCTATGATCAGCAGCAGACCCAGTGGGAATCCCGCGAAGGAAATCTGAACAAACAGTACTCTTCCCGTCTGCAGCATCAGAAAGTCGCTTACGAAAACGCGCTGGACAACCAGAACGACCGCTTCCAGAGCACTTACATGAAAACAGAGGACGCCAACCGCGAATCTTTGAACATTCAGAAGAAACGCTATGTGCGCGAACTGGCTGAGACGCGAAAAGACTTCGTCAAGGCCGCCGGAAAATACGCCACAAAAGAGGCTGACCCGTTCTACAAGGTCGAAGACCGTGGCAGCCAGATGAAAGAGAATCCTGATTTTTATATTCTACGCGCCTACGTGCCAGAGCATGAAAAGGATTCCGTGAAAGTGACGATTCAGAATGATCGTGCGACCGTGTCCGGTCAGCGATCTTTCAAAGACAAGATTGAAGAAGACGGCAAAAGTGTCAGCAGCGCAAACTTCCAGACATTCCGGGAAGAGTTTGCTTTCGACAAGCCGGTCATCACAGAGGGCATGACCCGTCAGCGCGATGGCGACTGGGTCGTCTATCACATCCCTAAAGGGCTCCCGAACCGCTTTGAACGAAAGGCTTAG
- a CDS encoding sensor histidine kinase, with amino-acid sequence MKWLSVFAIVSLVVAVLSFGYEVHRAQDSVRQYVGIWEDDIARAKLFQGDPTLQNKILKQLKEVHTAVVKSEVQNPESLQCLISTEVPITLNSLPAGKMAVCFGPSELAVKALTSPVFMLGVVLGLILLGFGYRREFLARLHEQKLESELARNKEISEISRQVAHDIRGPLMALTTLSQLSHDMSTEKKELFDHAVARIKGIAEDLLAKGRKQNAESSAPAVKTSQQDLTNLMDSLLKEYRFSHPAVNFTWHKHIHSDVVKVNLESVKIQRVVSNLLNNALEALPESEAAINLTLMERQDHWLLQIMDNGSGIPEDILPKLAQEGVSYGKDNGNGLGLYDAKKTLESVGGDLQIRSRVGVGTQVILRFPKSAEAVLDRAVATHHP; translated from the coding sequence GTGAAATGGCTGTCGGTCTTTGCGATCGTAAGTCTGGTGGTCGCCGTACTTAGCTTCGGCTACGAAGTTCACCGCGCCCAGGATTCTGTTCGTCAGTACGTCGGGATTTGGGAAGACGATATTGCCCGCGCCAAACTTTTCCAGGGCGACCCAACATTGCAAAATAAAATTCTGAAACAGCTTAAAGAAGTCCACACGGCCGTAGTAAAAAGCGAAGTTCAGAACCCTGAATCCCTGCAGTGCCTGATTTCCACGGAAGTGCCAATCACCCTGAACTCTTTGCCAGCCGGAAAAATGGCGGTGTGCTTCGGTCCGTCCGAGTTGGCGGTCAAAGCTCTGACTTCACCGGTGTTTATGTTGGGTGTGGTATTGGGTTTGATTTTGTTGGGGTTCGGCTATCGCCGTGAATTTTTGGCGCGTCTGCACGAACAAAAGCTGGAATCTGAACTGGCCCGCAATAAAGAGATTTCGGAAATCTCGCGCCAGGTGGCGCATGATATCCGCGGACCGTTGATGGCCCTGACAACTTTAAGCCAGCTGTCCCATGATATGAGCACGGAAAAGAAAGAACTGTTTGATCACGCCGTGGCCCGCATCAAAGGTATCGCCGAAGATCTGCTGGCCAAGGGCCGCAAACAAAATGCGGAGTCCAGTGCGCCGGCAGTTAAAACATCACAGCAGGATCTGACGAACTTGATGGACTCCTTGTTGAAAGAATATCGTTTCTCTCATCCCGCAGTGAATTTCACCTGGCACAAACACATTCATTCTGATGTGGTGAAGGTGAATCTGGAATCAGTAAAAATCCAGCGTGTGGTCAGTAATCTTTTGAACAACGCTCTGGAGGCTTTGCCGGAATCAGAGGCTGCTATTAATCTGACTTTGATGGAGCGCCAGGATCATTGGCTGCTGCAGATCATGGACAATGGCAGTGGCATCCCCGAGGACATTTTGCCAAAGCTGGCCCAAGAAGGCGTGAGCTACGGCAAAGACAATGGCAATGGGCTGGGTCTGTACGATGCCAAGAAAACCCTGGAATCAGTAGGCGGCGACCTGCAGATTCGCTCCCGTGTCGGTGTCGGGACTCAGGTGATCCTGCGATTCCCCAAGTCTGCTGAGGCGGTGCTTGACCGCGCGGTGGCGACTCATCATCCTTAA
- a CDS encoding Hsp33 family molecular chaperone HslO: protein MSKERVHRFVSKDLTVRIAAVNATEVVRHMQGLQNTYPLATVAVGRSMVGALLMAAQLKDDQMVGLLFRGNGPLGSVYAEASYNGHVRGYTANPQYQPANYDNGLSLKDAIGIGLLSVARHQPFQKQPFQGTVELVSGEIGQDIAHYLHQSHQIRSLVSLGVYLDTYGKVRSAGGVLIEVMPGVDEAVVERIQKNYEDKKPNISQMLLDGATAEQLVAPFMDGIPFEEIEHKPEVEYFCPCTKDRVMRALELLTVEDFEDMIQKAEPVHVTCQVCGRPYEVSIPEVQELKDKLHKESLH, encoded by the coding sequence ATGAGTAAAGAACGAGTTCATCGCTTTGTATCCAAAGATCTGACTGTGCGTATTGCCGCAGTGAATGCGACTGAAGTCGTTCGACACATGCAGGGTCTGCAAAACACTTATCCCTTGGCCACGGTGGCTGTGGGACGCAGTATGGTCGGCGCACTTTTGATGGCGGCTCAGCTTAAGGATGATCAAATGGTCGGCCTGCTTTTCCGTGGTAACGGCCCGTTGGGAAGTGTCTACGCCGAAGCCTCCTACAACGGACACGTGCGTGGTTACACCGCCAACCCACAATACCAGCCAGCCAATTATGACAACGGCTTGTCTTTGAAAGACGCCATCGGCATCGGTTTGTTGAGTGTGGCTCGACATCAGCCATTCCAGAAACAACCGTTCCAAGGAACTGTTGAATTGGTCAGTGGTGAAATCGGGCAGGACATCGCCCACTATCTGCACCAGTCCCACCAGATCCGTTCCTTGGTTTCGTTGGGCGTTTACCTGGACACGTACGGCAAAGTTCGTTCTGCCGGCGGCGTACTGATTGAAGTCATGCCCGGCGTGGACGAAGCCGTCGTGGAAAGAATCCAGAAAAACTACGAAGACAAAAAACCAAACATCTCACAAATGCTTTTGGACGGCGCGACCGCAGAACAATTGGTGGCTCCGTTCATGGATGGCATCCCGTTTGAAGAAATCGAACACAAACCCGAAGTTGAATACTTCTGCCCATGCACCAAAGACCGCGTGATGCGCGCTTTGGAGCTTTTGACGGTGGAAGATTTCGAAGACATGATCCAAAAAGCCGAACCAGTCCACGTGACTTGTCAGGTTTGTGGTCGTCCTTACGAAGTTTCCATTCCTGAGGTTCAGGAGCTTAAAGACAAACTTCACAAAGAGTCTCTGCACTAG
- a CDS encoding helix-turn-helix transcriptional regulator yields the protein MKQHPEEFQAYFQTHFNKWGLTKTESEVGGLILLGLSLREIADRRGTSETTTRQQALSLYKKASVEGRHQLSAYFLENLLAAQTSAKPFVQSGSGAL from the coding sequence ATGAAACAACATCCTGAAGAATTTCAAGCGTACTTCCAGACTCATTTCAACAAATGGGGCCTAACCAAAACTGAAAGTGAAGTGGGTGGTTTGATTCTTCTTGGCTTGAGTCTGCGCGAAATCGCGGACAGACGAGGCACCTCTGAAACGACAACTCGTCAACAAGCCCTGAGTCTTTATAAGAAAGCCTCAGTGGAAGGACGCCATCAGTTGTCGGCTTATTTCCTGGAAAATCTTCTGGCGGCGCAAACGAGCGCTAAGCCTTTCGTTCAAAGCGGTTCGGGAGCCCTTTAG
- a CDS encoding phosphoglycerate mutase family protein → MKIYVFRHAQKAMDFSGDPDLTAEGHAQASKLLDKVLKEELPRPTELWVSPKKRTHSTFRPLSQHLGLPLITQDALLEQKGDETLSDFRKRISKLLENAATKSEATIFMCSHYDWVVEAMGVAPADKDLSDAEFSHWSPCQHVGFHVNSDGVFEFIELKRIQL, encoded by the coding sequence ATGAAGATCTACGTCTTTAGACACGCCCAGAAAGCCATGGATTTTTCCGGAGACCCCGATCTCACGGCCGAGGGACATGCTCAAGCCTCCAAACTGCTCGATAAGGTGCTTAAAGAGGAATTGCCGCGACCAACAGAGCTTTGGGTGTCTCCTAAAAAGCGCACCCACAGCACCTTCCGTCCCCTGTCCCAGCATCTGGGTCTGCCCCTGATCACCCAGGACGCGCTGCTAGAACAAAAAGGCGATGAAACCCTGAGTGATTTTCGTAAACGCATCAGCAAGCTGCTGGAAAATGCCGCCACCAAAAGTGAGGCGACAATTTTCATGTGCTCCCACTATGACTGGGTGGTTGAAGCCATGGGGGTGGCCCCTGCTGATAAAGATCTTTCTGACGCTGAGTTTTCCCACTGGAGTCCCTGCCAGCACGTTGGTTTTCATGTGAATTCCGACGGTGTTTTTGAGTTCATCGAACTAAAAAGGATTCAACTATGA
- a CDS encoding ABC-2 transporter permease, with amino-acid sequence MYRTWKYLVVKNEQDLKNRDRLQKLARHRGLPGFVMIFVFSTCALISLGLAGFFAAMAYTHKLPMWSSVGSALAMLLLTGTFVFGARVFLRERQMDVLRKILRHPDRGSFVTGKLTSFNYVAGDSRKFSRYFVEGEAEGPEGQPLFVGEFFDADIWPFTTEEDDRQIQKGDDWYDLKGKRRTLPVPAYFICEAKDPKIGVLVGIDQSLLNDALKRSEKKTV; translated from the coding sequence ATGTACCGCACATGGAAGTATCTCGTAGTAAAAAATGAACAGGACCTGAAAAACCGGGATCGCTTGCAAAAGCTGGCAAGGCATCGCGGTCTTCCGGGCTTTGTGATGATTTTTGTATTTTCCACCTGTGCCCTGATCAGTCTGGGCTTGGCGGGGTTCTTTGCGGCGATGGCCTATACCCATAAACTTCCCATGTGGTCTTCGGTGGGGAGTGCTCTGGCGATGCTGCTTTTGACCGGGACCTTTGTGTTTGGTGCCCGCGTATTTCTGCGCGAACGGCAGATGGATGTTTTAAGAAAAATTTTACGTCATCCGGATCGTGGAAGCTTCGTCACCGGCAAGTTGACCTCTTTTAATTATGTGGCGGGTGACAGTCGCAAGTTTTCGCGCTATTTCGTCGAAGGCGAAGCCGAAGGCCCCGAAGGTCAGCCCCTGTTTGTCGGGGAATTCTTTGATGCGGATATTTGGCCCTTCACAACGGAAGAAGATGATCGTCAGATTCAAAAAGGCGATGACTGGTACGACCTGAAGGGGAAGCGCAGGACATTGCCTGTTCCTGCCTATTTCATCTGTGAAGCAAAGGATCCGAAAATCGGGGTGCTGGTGGGGATTGATCAGTCGCTGCTGAACGATGCCCTGAAACGCAGTGAAAAGAAGACCGTTTAG
- a CDS encoding matrixin family metalloprotease: protein MWKWLGTALVLSIALIVQACAPKSQEDCGFVQNVYGERISWKSDAPVTMQLHSSIPDSMVPAILRAAETWERTAGRKLINIIQYPRYSGPIVPHKDGQNIIYLMDTWESNRASEQGRTSVYWIGDLIKEADIRLNAYDFNFYWNNQRLTTAVNPARKTSGEVNIEALVLHEMGHVLGLKHKDGAGSVMATYLSSGDDRVNLAEVDSSALQCEY from the coding sequence ATGTGGAAGTGGCTTGGGACCGCATTGGTCCTATCAATAGCATTAATCGTTCAAGCCTGCGCTCCGAAATCCCAGGAAGACTGTGGTTTCGTGCAAAACGTGTATGGCGAGCGTATCTCCTGGAAAAGTGATGCTCCAGTGACGATGCAACTGCATTCCTCTATTCCGGATTCCATGGTGCCTGCGATCCTGCGTGCGGCAGAAACCTGGGAGCGCACAGCCGGACGTAAGCTGATCAATATCATTCAATATCCACGTTATAGCGGACCGATTGTTCCCCATAAAGACGGGCAGAACATCATCTATTTGATGGATACCTGGGAAAGCAACCGAGCTTCGGAACAGGGCCGGACCAGTGTTTATTGGATCGGGGACCTTATCAAGGAAGCCGACATCCGTTTGAACGCGTATGACTTTAATTTCTATTGGAATAACCAGCGCCTGACGACCGCCGTGAATCCGGCGCGGAAAACATCCGGAGAGGTCAATATTGAAGCTTTGGTGCTTCATGAAATGGGGCATGTGCTGGGCCTGAAACACAAGGACGGCGCGGGTTCCGTGATGGCGACCTATTTGTCCAGTGGTGACGATCGGGTGAACCTGGCTGAGGTGGATTCTTCAGCCCTGCAGTGCGAGTACTAG
- a CDS encoding phospholipase D-like domain-containing protein: MNKHLGGLLLAITLLTSCTGPQRAPSSVMYDDERANRIQEIDVELSRYWNKDWKYNQELFQKGQENAKFRKDLDHAHENWPYVEALLKERNAEINQLSSKLYLREWSGLGPWFEATFRPRLFEKEEVLRIRSMDDFKFGSQQGSFPIEHMFYETYVLRLENDIPVPGSVFREEKDNTRKKYLKGRLECDGDIIHPGSWFFSSEQQSRAYEFNWYYNQENGQKIRVRFTPRVNYCRLSFYDPEKSKTWTNGLQLVDLGRVSQEWIKLTNQIDICARPDGNFGNDVTAFFWKQDFNYTTCPQTFDKLVNLRDPYVSINQKILALTGSPLSRRDFNKKNPLAELDFSKAPKFDIIWVSSLNFSADFYGMVLSSALRYHGQQGTQIRILVPEVTMTKKDKAILDRLQQGLPNIKVQYYKYVLSDENNGGWFDKFHRVNHTKLIIGHSSTNTKDSFLITGGRNIRDSYIFSDTPFYKAYQYLKNYGDGEEAYVYYDDFEIEIRGYAFVKSVMAQMLSFWMRDPETQRHRSTNINVPKEATADQVMRLRSLPYATPLVRHITSMPYFDGYQLEKFYIDMIDSAQSELLLTTPYFRPSVAISAALDRAVQRKVKVKIITRIHLAGDGTPKIAEDVNKQGINRHLKNVEIFEWTQPNSIMHSKILVIDKKLSFISSVNMNRRSFIHDTESGVLILHGPTALDMRKEALDYISKGRRITAQEKVGWINSTLIDWGDSLF, translated from the coding sequence ATGAACAAGCATTTGGGAGGCCTTTTACTGGCCATCACATTACTGACTTCATGCACGGGCCCGCAGCGCGCACCGAGCTCTGTGATGTATGACGATGAACGCGCCAACCGCATTCAGGAAATCGACGTCGAACTTTCCCGTTATTGGAACAAAGACTGGAAGTACAATCAGGAGCTATTCCAAAAAGGACAGGAAAACGCAAAATTTCGAAAAGACCTCGATCATGCCCATGAAAACTGGCCCTATGTTGAAGCCTTGCTGAAAGAGCGCAACGCTGAGATCAACCAGCTGTCCTCGAAGCTTTACTTGCGTGAATGGTCGGGTCTGGGTCCGTGGTTTGAGGCCACATTCCGCCCCCGCCTGTTTGAAAAAGAAGAAGTGCTTAGAATCCGTTCAATGGATGACTTCAAATTCGGCTCCCAACAGGGCTCCTTCCCGATTGAACATATGTTTTATGAAACCTATGTCTTGCGCCTGGAAAATGATATTCCGGTTCCGGGATCCGTTTTCCGTGAAGAAAAAGATAACACACGAAAGAAGTACCTGAAAGGCCGTCTTGAATGCGATGGAGACATCATTCACCCGGGCAGCTGGTTCTTTTCAAGCGAACAGCAAAGCCGCGCCTATGAATTCAACTGGTACTACAATCAGGAAAACGGCCAGAAAATCCGTGTCCGTTTCACTCCGCGAGTGAATTACTGCCGGCTGTCCTTCTATGACCCGGAAAAATCCAAAACATGGACCAACGGTCTGCAGCTGGTGGATCTGGGCCGCGTGTCCCAGGAATGGATCAAATTGACAAACCAAATCGACATCTGCGCCCGTCCGGACGGAAACTTCGGCAACGACGTGACCGCGTTCTTCTGGAAGCAGGACTTCAACTATACGACCTGCCCGCAGACCTTCGACAAACTGGTGAATCTGCGTGACCCTTACGTGTCGATCAATCAAAAGATCCTGGCGCTGACGGGCTCACCGCTAAGCCGCAGGGACTTCAACAAAAAGAATCCACTGGCCGAGCTGGATTTTTCCAAAGCTCCGAAGTTTGACATCATCTGGGTTTCTTCTTTGAACTTCTCGGCGGATTTTTATGGCATGGTGCTGTCCAGTGCTCTTCGCTATCACGGTCAGCAAGGAACACAGATTCGTATTCTTGTCCCGGAAGTCACCATGACTAAAAAAGACAAGGCAATTCTGGACCGTTTGCAACAGGGTCTTCCGAATATCAAAGTGCAGTACTACAAATACGTGCTGTCCGATGAAAACAACGGCGGCTGGTTTGACAAGTTCCACCGGGTGAATCACACGAAACTGATTATTGGTCATTCCAGCACCAACACCAAAGACAGCTTCCTGATCACCGGGGGCCGCAATATCCGCGACTCTTATATCTTCAGCGATACACCCTTTTATAAGGCTTACCAGTACCTGAAGAACTATGGCGATGGCGAAGAAGCTTATGTGTACTATGACGATTTCGAAATCGAAATCCGTGGTTATGCCTTCGTAAAATCCGTCATGGCCCAGATGCTGTCCTTCTGGATGCGTGACCCGGAAACCCAACGCCACCGATCCACAAACATCAACGTGCCAAAAGAAGCCACAGCAGATCAGGTCATGCGCCTGCGCTCACTGCCCTATGCGACTCCGCTGGTTCGTCACATCACTTCGATGCCCTACTTTGACGGCTATCAGCTGGAAAAGTTCTATATCGACATGATTGATTCCGCCCAGTCTGAACTGCTCTTGACGACCCCGTACTTCCGCCCATCCGTGGCAATCAGTGCGGCCTTGGACCGCGCCGTTCAACGCAAAGTAAAAGTAAAAATCATCACCCGTATTCACCTTGCCGGCGACGGCACCCCGAAGATCGCCGAAGACGTGAACAAACAAGGCATCAACCGCCATTTGAAAAACGTAGAAATCTTTGAATGGACCCAACCCAATTCGATCATGCATTCCAAAATCCTGGTGATCGACAAAAAGTTGAGTTTCATCAGCAGCGTCAACATGAACCGCCGAAGCTTCATCCACGACACCGAAAGCGGCGTCTTGATCTTGCACGGCCCGACCGCCCTGGACATGCGCAAAGAGGCCTTAGATTACATCAGCAAAGGCCGCCGCATCACAGCCCAAGAAAAAGTAGGCTGGATCAACTCCACCCTCATAGACTGGGGAGATTCGCTCTTCTAA
- a CDS encoding fumarylacetoacetate hydrolase family protein, with protein sequence MIRNIWAVGRNYAEHAKELGNEVPTEPMIFLKAGSTATLAAKELVVPAWMKEVHHEVELALQFDENLQIDEACIALDLTDRDKQNQLKSKGHPWTLAKSFKGATPLSAFFPVDDLEELKNLEIILKINGETRQMGNTNQMIFSLENLIEFVRQHFPVEPGDLLLTGTPAGVGPIRRGDALEAEIVGKMKHQWLAR encoded by the coding sequence ATGATTCGCAATATCTGGGCTGTCGGCCGCAATTACGCTGAACACGCAAAAGAATTGGGTAACGAGGTTCCGACCGAACCGATGATCTTTTTGAAAGCCGGAAGCACCGCCACTTTGGCCGCCAAAGAACTGGTTGTTCCAGCCTGGATGAAAGAGGTTCACCACGAGGTGGAACTGGCGCTGCAGTTTGATGAAAACCTGCAAATTGACGAAGCCTGCATCGCCCTGGATCTGACTGACCGGGACAAACAAAACCAGTTGAAATCCAAAGGTCATCCCTGGACGCTGGCTAAAAGCTTCAAGGGCGCCACTCCCCTTTCTGCGTTCTTCCCGGTGGACGATCTGGAAGAGCTGAAGAACCTTGAAATTATTCTAAAAATCAACGGTGAAACCCGCCAGATGGGGAACACCAACCAGATGATTTTTTCTCTGGAAAACCTGATCGAATTCGTGCGCCAGCACTTCCCGGTTGAACCCGGCGACCTGCTTTTGACCGGCACTCCGGCCGGAGTCGGCCCTATTCGCCGCGGCGACGCTCTGGAAGCCGAAATCGTGGGTAAAATGAAACACCAATGGCTGGCTCGCTAG